The Methanobrevibacter thaueri DNA window TTCCAGTCGGCGGTTGAGGTGGTTCTGGTGGTTCTGGTGGTTCTGGTGGTTCTGGTTCACCACCTAGATTTCCAGTCGGCGGTTGAGGAGCTGGTTTGACAACTAATTTAGTTCCACATCGTGTACAAAATTTATTCGAAGTATTTGCAAATGTTTTTTCACATTCTGGACAGTAATTTACGATTTCAGGTAATTTAGTCCCACATTGACCACAGTAGTTGTCATCATCAGAATAATGTTTTTTCCCGCAGTTTCTACAAATTTTCATAAAATGTTCATCATATTGTATTTTTTCAGTGATTTTATTTATTATCTGCGAATATAAATCATTATCTATTACAGAAGGAGACAATTCTGCACTTAAAGTAAAATCTTCAGCAGCGGTCTTAAGAATCAATTTATAATATTTAATAATTCCTCCGTCATTATAACCATCCCAGTGGACGGTTTCAATACTTTTTTTTATGGTTACAATGTCCTTATAAAAGATAACTGTTTCACTGATAACATCCTCCAAAAGAATGTAAAGGTCATGTAAAGTTATTAATGTTGGTATTTGGTCACATCTCCATACAGAGTTTCTTATTTCATTTTCTTTACTAAAAACATTTCTTTCATAAGTCATATTTTCACCTTTTAATCATTTTTTCTTTCATCCACAAGCCGTAGCATATCACCAGTCTTATCCCCGTACTTTTTTAGTTCCATTCCATAATTAATGCATCTTGTTACATCGCCTTTTGTTTAGGTAGCTGCAGTAAACATTGTTTGGTCATTTAATCATTGTATTACCTTTTAATTTGCAATATCATCACATCATACTTCTTAATATAATCTAATAATTGATTTTCATCAATGTTTTCTTTTTCTATAATTGTTTTCATACCTCTAGTACTGATTGTTTCTATTGTTAGTTTTTTATTCCACATATCATAGGTGATTGCAGCTTGAATTTCTAAATCAATTTCTGGAGGCATAAACATTATTAATCACTCCAATTTGATTTCAAAAGTAAGAGGTATATGATCACTAAATTCTATCCATTTATTGGCATCCCCAATTTGAAAAGCAGTGACAACATCTTTACCCGTATAAACATAATCGATGTGATATGGTTTTTCTAAATCCCAAGATTGATGAAATGTTGGCTGTGTTTCTTCGCCTTGTTCTTCTCCAGTTAATTTATGATATGCGCTAAATAATCCTTTGTTATTTAGTTTTCTGTTTAAATTTGTTTGGTCTTTAGCATTGCCTTCGCTGTCTTTAGCTTTGTGTTGGTCGTTCCATATTGCATTGCTGTTGAAATCACCGCACATGACAAGGTTCTCATCAAATAGATTAATATTTGCATCAAAATAGTCATGAATCATTTCAACATATTTATTCAATCCTTTTTCTTTATCTTCATCCATTGCCCAAACGGCTAATAAATTAAAACTATCATTAACTCTTACAGCAATAAAGTTTTTAAACTTATCATTTAAGCCTTCAATCGATTCCAATTTAATATTATCTTTCGCAAATATTCCTAATCCTTTCCAATGAATGTCTCCTGTCCAAAAGTAGTTATCTCCAGCAAATTCAACATATTCTTCTACTTTAGCTCTTGCAGGATCTTCACATTCACATATAACATATATGTCTGCATCTTCTTCAATGATTGAAGTGTATTTTTCTCTAAATTTACTTGCACAGTTCCAAGAAACGATTTTCATATTTAATCACCATCAATTAATTTTTTCTTCATCGCTGCGAACTCCTCATCCGTCAGCAAGCCTTTCTCATATAAATTAGCTAAACGCTCCAGCTCATCCATCAAAGATTTGCTTTCCTGCTTTGTTTCCTGTGGTTTTGCTGTTGCGTGTTCAAGACCCCAACCTACTTCCTCGTATTGAGCACCACAAGCTCTTTGGTTGATAATGTCAATAACATGTTGAACAACAAATTTTCTATATCCAATTTTTTCAAACTTGAACAGAATAAATATTTCCTGATTTTCAAGTAAAGTAATCACCAAATCATCTTCTTTTACTCTTTCAGCACCAACAACATTATCATAAGGTATTCTTAAGTCTTTACCTTCAAGAGTGGCATTTTTAAATACTAATCCTTTTTCTACAATTTGAAATAATGTTCTTAACGTTCTAAATTCTTCTTTTTGTTTAACACCACTGGCGGCAGCTAAACCTATTAAACCAAAAGCTAAAGTTGCTACTCCTCTTGCGGCTCCACTATGAGTTCCGATCTTTAGTTGTTTATCTGGAAATGTTACTAAAGCAGAAATACCTTCAAAAATATTATATTCCATCAAAGCTTCTTCTTTAATTTCCTCATCCGATTTTTTAAAATTATCCAACAATCCCATAAAAATCAATTAGTATGTCTATTCAACAAAGATAATATAAGTTGTGGATTAAATGTGGTTTGATACATACCTGCTAATACATAACATCATTCTTGCTTACTTGCCTTCTCCATTTAGGCCGAAGGTGCTGTTATATGGAGGAGGTTTTGATTAAGTGGGCTAATCTACGGTCAGATATTCCATTAGCACATCTTGAACCATGTTATCTTTATCCTCATCAGTTAAATTATCAATATTGTCCTTATTCTTTTTGATAATATATAAAATGATATTGTTTAATGTTACTTCATCATCTTTAACCATATTCCAAAGGGTATCATTTGATTTTATTAACTCAAATAACTCAAATTGTAAAGTTAAATGTTTAGTTACAAATTCCACTTCATCTGGTGTTAATTCTTTTTTATCAAATAACTCAATTTCAGGATTTAAGGTATATTTTACTATAGATTTTTGGATTAATGAATTTAAATAAACATCATCATTTCTGAAGTTGGATTCATTTTCTATGGCAAATTCATATGCTAATTTACATAATATGCTACATTTTTTTCTTCCTATTGACACATCTTCTTCTTGATTTAGTATATTTTCTTTATAGTTATTATCAAAATATTCAAAGATAATTTTCTGAATATTACTTCTGTTCCTGTTAAATGATAGATTATCTACTTGTTCTTGTGTTTGATTAATTAATTTTGTAAGTTCTTCTATTTTTTTATCTTTTTCAGCATTCTGATTAGTTAAAGCTTCAATTTTTTTATCAGCTTCAGAAACTTTTTTATTCAATTCTTCTGTTTCTTTGTTTGTAACAATTTTTGTTTCTACATTATCTAATGACAGTGCATCATGAATATTATTAATATAAATTTCTTTTATTTCCTTTACTTTTTTCTTAACATAAGATTTATCATTAGGTAAACCATCTGAATGACCTTCTAACAAAGCACAAACTCTTATATCTCCACAATTTTTAGCTACAGTGCTAATAAAGTATTTTCTACAAGTGTGAGGGTGGAATCTAGGTATTTTTAATAGTTCATCAGTAAAATCTTCTTCACTGATTTTTCCATCTGCAATTTGTTGTTTAATTTGATTTTCTTTCCATAGATGAAATTTTTTATTTTTTTCACCCCATTGAGTTGCTACAGATG harbors:
- a CDS encoding zinc ribbon domain-containing protein codes for the protein MTYERNVFSKENEIRNSVWRCDQIPTLITLHDLYILLEDVISETVIFYKDIVTIKKSIETVHWDGYNDGGIIKYYKLILKTAAEDFTLSAELSPSVIDNDLYSQIINKITEKIQYDEHFMKICRNCGKKHYSDDDNYCGQCGTKLPEIVNYCPECEKTFANTSNKFCTRCGTKLVVKPAPQPPTGNLGGEPEPPEPPEPPEPPQPPTGNLGGEPEPPEPPEPPEPPQPPTGNLGGEPEPPESDEDFIRGLINGSGKIPLGIYNPRGGAIIIGEDEFIDYSDKTNEELLTLLYNYIKNKNIAVENQDTLEKEHAVRHIKSIKRELKKRNVEMPIMASKADSNYNE
- a CDS encoding endonuclease/exonuclease/phosphatase family protein; translated protein: MKIVSWNCASKFREKYTSIIEEDADIYVICECEDPARAKVEEYVEFAGDNYFWTGDIHWKGLGIFAKDNIKLESIEGLNDKFKNFIAVRVNDSFNLLAVWAMDEDKEKGLNKYVEMIHDYFDANINLFDENLVMCGDFNSNAIWNDQHKAKDSEGNAKDQTNLNRKLNNKGLFSAYHKLTGEEQGEETQPTFHQSWDLEKPYHIDYVYTGKDVVTAFQIGDANKWIEFSDHIPLTFEIKLE
- a CDS encoding SHOCT domain-containing protein, translating into MGLLDNFKKSDEEIKEEALMEYNIFEGISALVTFPDKQLKIGTHSGAARGVATLAFGLIGLAAASGVKQKEEFRTLRTLFQIVEKGLVFKNATLEGKDLRIPYDNVVGAERVKEDDLVITLLENQEIFILFKFEKIGYRKFVVQHVIDIINQRACGAQYEEVGWGLEHATAKPQETKQESKSLMDELERLANLYEKGLLTDEEFAAMKKKLIDGD
- a CDS encoding tyrosine-type recombinase/integrase, with the protein product MNKEYDVRNDEYYQLFISDSLRNETTAEKYFDILTKFCEATNKTLGEIIADCTDEQNIVTKEKLPPDENGNERIREIRFDVNNKDSKINKYLNQFVDYCRQRNNKNVTINGQRSLIIAFLREFGVLIPKIKKLEDDSDDWYLLTKEDYNYLLQDMSLVHISLANFLTSTGMRIGDALSLSISDFMKATEEYHDFVDVEDFIDNAPEDMIGQWVFEPHKTERHGVKCITFNSTHSSNLILQYLRHIKNQYLPNKNKKRNEDSKLKISKKWALFGSRREEYVNPMKPTSVATQWGEKNKKFHLWKENQIKQQIADGKISEEDFTDELLKIPRFHPHTCRKYFISTVAKNCGDIRVCALLEGHSDGLPNDKSYVKKKVKEIKEIYINNIHDALSLDNVETKIVTNKETEELNKKVSEADKKIEALTNQNAEKDKKIEELTKLINQTQEQVDNLSFNRNRSNIQKIIFEYFDNNYKENILNQEEDVSIGRKKCSILCKLAYEFAIENESNFRNDDVYLNSLIQKSIVKYTLNPEIELFDKKELTPDEVEFVTKHLTLQFELFELIKSNDTLWNMVKDDEVTLNNIILYIIKKNKDNIDNLTDEDKDNMVQDVLMEYLTVD